From a single Maylandia zebra isolate NMK-2024a linkage group LG3, Mzebra_GT3a, whole genome shotgun sequence genomic region:
- the LOC112431587 gene encoding C-X-C motif chemokine 11-1, whose protein sequence is MKTSVAIQCIVLLACMALCTSHVIPRCRCLNTSKSVRGPITEVKVDEPRPYCNRREVIVTLKDGSERCLDPQSKFTIMLLEKLNQMKNTTISPQTTTSPAAVPESS, encoded by the exons ATGAAGACAAGTGTTGCCATCCAGTGTATCGTTCTCCTGGCCTGCATGGCCCTTTGCACTTCACATG TTATTCCAAGGTGCCGGTGTTTGAACACCAGTAAGTCTGTAAGAGGTCCCATCACTGAAGTTAAGGTGGATGAGCCTCGTCCATACTGCAACAGGAGAGAAGTCAT TGTCACACTGAAGGATGGGAGTGAACGGTGTCTCGATCCTCAGTCTAAATTCACCATAATGCTGCTAGAAAaact GAATCAGATGAAAAATACGACCATCAGCCCTCAAACAACCACATCACCAGCCGCAGTGCCAGAATCATCATGA
- the LOC143416476 gene encoding uncharacterized protein LOC143416476, translating to MDECLHPVFFEAEELTDSEKEKIRRYFQKKRHSGGGDCGMIEKVGDKTYRICFKEKEDQEHVLRRNTHTINFNGRDLNITLSESSPSHGSANLPQTAKGLQKTFSLDIFLLYYLRDNLKAFKILKKQLSSVGCTVEFNFEEEKAVVREDMRKGPGGCSAEKVEQQLAWVFTSLIDTYLCYHVVKPKQVKMVLQDSAFKTDDIKVYTESGYAVVVGEVDVVKEKIAILKKSLPTKKELPLVEKLFKLVEEEFNREMFANYPDVKVVRGSATITLEGPDKEVQSGAAKLDELIKNIKEKRVKFPTALLTFIKTSGAISKYQARFQQSLRNPVFFEVGSDLVLSSLSSDALNEAEAAVMRDLKSDIIELQGAAAVPPDLDRVKEILMKAKKEANISELRVDVSFIPGARGTAMTKVRLVGYSEDVNKLNEVLHGFQKNEVDIQEVVNLSHPELVDCFDKVLGLIGMKQSNVTLEASHVPHPCVLVKGPRSLVQKVRTDLATSLAQLSTDTVVLNELAVQWYFQGDGRQNTELVERSCQVLIREKQHLQTPTSDLADITITLKGRVKLQVMFGDITNETTDAVVNTTDFKDFQTDGVCKDILRKAGPQVEAALKNRKVNSGEILETPPGMFPCKAILHVCGEKDTVAIEQLLRRIIQLCESSDYKSLAVPAICAGSGGLDPDSVAHAILQGVKTAASSHPLQRLTNIRLVLNKLTVFLAFKKKAMQMFPFAVINSVSAYALQCFNIQVMNDPRISHISSTAQQSAFLIVGLCRKNVDDAIAMLGRVYQPLQSTQTKQEEKSYSWDCFLM from the exons ATGGATGAATGTCTGCACCCAGTGTTCTTTGAAGCTGAGGAGCTCACAGACAGTGAGAAGGAGAAGATCAGGAGATActttcagaaaaaaagacattcTGGGGGAGGTGACTGTGGGATGATAGAAAAGGTCGGAGATAAAACCTACCGGATCTGTTTTAAGGAAAAAGAAG ATCAAGAGCATGTTTTgagaagaaacacacacaccatcaaTTTTAATGGTCGAGATTTAAATATAACATTGAGTGAATCTAGTCCTAGCCATGGATCTGCAAATCTCCCACAG aCAGCTAAAGGTCTTCAGAAGACTTTCTCCTTGGATATTTTCCTGCTTTATTACCTGAGAGACAACCTCAAAGCATTCAAAATTCTGAAAAAGCAGCTATCTTCAGTCGGCTGCACGGTGGAGTTTAATTTTGAGGAGGAGAAGGCTGTAGTTAGAGAGGACATGAGGAAAGGGCCAGGAGGATgctctgcagagaaagtggagcaACAGCTGGCTTGGGTCTTCACCAGTCTCATCGACACCTACCTCTGCTATCATGTGGTCAAACCAAAACAAGTGAAAATGGTACTGCAGGACTCGGCCTTTAAGACAGATGATATCAAAGTTTACACAGAGAGTGGCTATGCTGTGGTTGTGGGAGAGGTTGATGTTGTGAAGGAGAAGATTGCAATTCTGAAAAAAAGCCTACCCACCAAAAAAGAGCTGCCACTTgtagagaaattgttcaagctcGTAGAAGAAGAGTTCAATCGAGAAATGTTCGCTAACTATCCAGATGTTAAAGTCGTCAGAGGTAGTGCCACAATCACTTTGGAGGGCCCTGACAAAGAGGTGCAGTCAGGAGCTGCAAAACTAGATGAACTGATTAAGAACATAAAGGAAAAAAGAGTCAAGTTCCCCACAGCTCTGCTAACCTTCATCAAAACCAGTGGAGCCATCTCCAAATACCAAGCTCGTTTCCAGCAGAGCCTCAGAAACCCTGTTTTCTTTGAGGTGGGTTCAGATCTGGTTCTGTCCAGTTTGTCCTCTGATGCTCTGAATGAGGCCGAGGCAGCAGTGATGAGAGACCTTAAATCGGATATTATAGAGCTGCAGGGAGCTGCAGCAGTACCTCCAGATTTAGACAGAGTGAAGGAAATCCTGATGAAAGCGAAGAAAGAAGCAAACATTAGTGAGCTCAGAGTGGATGTGAGCTTCATTCCAGGAGCCAGAGGAACTGCAATGACCAAAGTACGACTGGTGGGCTACAGTGAGGATGTTAACAAGCTCAATGAGGTCCTTCATGGTTTCCAAAAGAATGAAGTTGATATTCAAGAAGTGGTAAACTTGTCACATCCTGAACTGGTTGACTGCTTTGATAAAGTATTAGGCCTGATCGGTATGAAGCAATCTAATGTGACCTTGGAAGCCTCACATGTTCCACATCCCTGTGTGCTGGTGAAGGGTCCTCGTTCTCTGGTTCAGAAAGTTCGAACAGACTTAGCCACGAGTCTAGCGCAGCTGTCAACAGATACAGTGGTGTTAAATGAACTGGCGGTGCAGTGGTACTTTCAGGGAGATggcagacaaaacacagaactgGTGGAGAGATCCTGTCAGGTCCTCATCAGAGAAAAACAACATCTTCAAA CGCCCACGAGTGACCTTGCTGACATCACCATAACTCTGAAAGGCAGAGTTAAACTACAAGTGATGTTTGGTGACATCACTAATGAGACTACAGATGCTGTGGTGAACACAACAGACTTCAAAGACTTTCAGACAG ATGGAGTGTGCAAAGACATCTTAAGAAAGGCTGGGCCTCAGGTTGAGGCTGCACTAAAAAACA GAAAAGTGAACAGTGGAGAGATTTTGGAAACACCGCCTGGCATGTTCCCTTGTAAAGCCATTTTACACGTGTGTGGAGAAAAAGATACAGTTGCCATCGAGCAGCTGCTTCGTCGCATCATTCAACTTTGTGAGTCTTCTGATTACAAGTCTTTGGCTGTTCCTGCCATCTGTGCTG GATCTGGTGGATTGGACCCCGATTCTGTGGCACATGCCATCCTCCAAGGGGTTAAGACTGCTGCCTCGTCCCATCCTCTCCAGCGTCTCACCAACATTCGCCTTGTACTCAACAAGCTCACTGTGTTCCtggcatttaaaaagaaagcaatGCAGATGTTTCCCTTTGCTGTGATCAACTCAG TGTCAGCTTATGCCCTGCAATGCTTTAATATTCAAGTAATGAACGACCCAAGGATCTCTCATATCAGCTCTACTGCCCAGCAGTCTGCTTTCTTGATTGTAGGTCTGTGCAGAAAAAATGTTGATGATGCCATTGCAATGCTCGGGAGAGTGTATCAACCCCTGCAGTCAACACAAACCAAGCAGGAGGAGAAAAGTTATTCTTGGGACTGTTTTTTAATGTAG
- the LOC112430771 gene encoding uncharacterized protein LOC112430771 has product MDKYTHPLFFEVKGLSGNDIQDIWRYFQRGEDSGGGECGIPAEVEGNTYKICFKDKEVQERVLLRKFHAISISGGKQYLTVSQASLPPQTLNQSATSQSQAPTKVITKHLERTFNVDIFLLYYLRDKPKALKILQKQLSYIGCTVELKFDDENVVVRGDSQSQPGCPAEKQELQLDQIFSRFNENYLCYHVFEPKKIKMLLQDSSLKIDDIKVYNENGYAVVVGEVHAVKEKIADLENIQYTKKELPIVEKQYRRIEEEFNREMFANYPDVKVVRGSATITLEGPDTDVQSGAAKLDELIKNIKEKRVKFPTALLTFIKTSGAISKYQARFQQSLRNPVFFEVGSDVVLSSLSSDALNEAEAAVMRELKVATVKLQGAAAVPPDLDRVKEILMKAKKEANISELRVDVSFMPGVTGTAITKVRLVGYSEDVNKLNEVLHGFQKNEVDIQEVVNLSHPELVDCFDKLLDLIGMKQSNVTLEASHVPHPCVLVKGPRSLVQKVQTDLATSLAQLSTDTVVLNGPGVQLYFQEEGRQNKELLERSCQVIIREQQEVYSQSTTSVSDLYPEPLYINVISSNPDRLESNTARSTPNTTAVNKTNLEIKLSTLEDEQVNVVVAPMVSKKLTSTKVGKCLLKKAGNPLQKVFHLIARKWTLSAGNVMVVDAPPALSCSKIFFIECLPWDGVDGLSMQTLAIGLKRCLELCVEEGWCSIAFPIIGPGVVLKYPQKEAIQVLTDSIDQFGLSGSCESLHNIYIVIKPDYQDSEECYHEVYRQLSLKIKQSGQATFKSLKSDLTGITVKVRGGVELEVVFGDIVNETTDVVVNSTDFTNFQGGVCQEILTMAGPQVEAELRNAKVKKGDILTTSPGGFPCKAILHVCGEKNVSLIEKQLLSIIQTCESSGYRSVAIPAICAGSGGLDPNHVAYAILQGVKTGATFRPLQCLTNIRLVLNKFSVFLAFKKRAMQMFPSAVINTVVAQATPVMNIDPSILSTSSRVQHYTFMIVGLCRKNVDNAIANLKSLYQAECTTQIFRQDELAGLTQDDVNHLKQLTEVLGVYVLEDHFNPGCWTVSGLKDGVHQVMQVIRKSAT; this is encoded by the exons ATGGATAAATACACACATCCCCTGTTTTTTGAAGTCAAAGGTCTCTCTGGCAATGATATTCAGGATATCTGGAGATACTTTCAGAGAGGAGAAGACTCtggaggtggtgagtgtggaATTCCTGCAGAGGTTGAAGGCAACACCTATAAAATCTGTTTCAAGGACAAAGaag TTCAGGAGCGGGTTTTGCTGAGAAAGTTTCATGCCATCTCTATTTCTGGTGGAAAACAGTATTTAACAGTGAGCCAAGCAAGTTTACCTCCACAGACCCTCAATCAGTCAGCGACCAGTCAGTCACAG GCACCAACAAAAGTGATCACAAAACATCTCGAGAGGACATTTAACGTAGATATTTTCCTCCTGTATTATCTAAGAGATAAACCCAAGGCATTAAAAATTCTCCAGAAGCAGCTCTCTTATATCGGCTGCACGGTGGAATTAAAATTTGATGATGAAAATGTTGTAGTTAGAGGTGACAGTCAGAGTCAGCCAGGATGCCCTGCAGAGAAACAGGAGCTACAGCTGGATCAGATTTTCAGCCGTTTCAATGAGAACTATCTCTGCTATCATGTATTTGAGCCAAAAAAGATCAAGATGCTGCTGCAAGACTCCTCCCTCAAGATAGATGACATCAAAGTGTACAATGAGAATGGCTATGCTGTGGTTGTGGGAGAGGTCCATGCTGTGAAGGAGAAGATTGCAGATCTGGAAAACATTCAATACACCAAAAAAGAGCTGCCAATTGTGGAGAAGCAGTACAGGCGTATAGAAGAAGAGTTCAATCGAGAAATGTTCGCTAACTATCCAGATGTTAAAGTCGTCAGAGGTAGTGCCACAATCACTTTGGAGGGCCCTGACACAGATGTGCAGTCAGGAGCTGCAAAACTAGATGAACTGATTAAGAACATAAAGGAAAAAAGAGTCAAGTTCCCCACAGCTCTGCTAACCTTCATCAAAACCAGTGGAGCCATCTCCAAATACCAAGCTCGTTTCCAGCAGAGCCTCAGAAACCCTGTTTTCTTTGAGGTGGGTTCAGATGTGGTTCTGTCCAGTTTGTCCTCTGATGCTCTGAATGAGGCTGAGGCAGCAGTGATGAGAGAGCTCAAAGTGGCCACTGTAAAACTGCAGGGGGCTGCAGCAGTACCTCCAGATTTAGACAGAGTGAAGGAAATCCTGATGAAAGCGAAGAAAGAAGCAAACATTAGTGAGCTCAGAGTGGATGTGAGCTTCATGCCAGGAGTTACTGGAACTGCAATAACTAAAGTACGACTGGTGGGCTACAGTGAGGATGTTAACAAGCTCAATGAGGTCCTTCATGGTTTCCAAAAGAATGAAGTTGATATTCAAGAAGTGGTAAACTTGTCACATCCTGAACTGGTTGACTGCTTCGATAAATTGTTAGACCTGATTGGCATGAAGCAATCTAATGTGACCTTGGAAGCCTCACATGTTCCACATCCCTGTGTGCTGGTGAAGGGTCCTCGTTCTCTGGTTCAGAAAGTTCAGACAGACTTAGCCACGAGTCTAGCGCAGCTGTCAACTGATACGGTGGTGTTAAATGGACCGGGGGTGCAATTGTACTTCCAGGAAGAAGGCAGACAAAACAAAGAGCTGTTAGAGAGATCCTGTCAGGTCATCATCAGGGAACAACAAGAAGTCTATTCTCAAAGTACCACAAGTGTGTCTGATCTTTACCCAGAGCCACTATACATTAACGTCATCAGCTCCAACCCAGACAGACTGGAAAGCAACACTGCCAGAAGTACACCAAACACAACAGCtgttaacaaaacaaacctgGAGATCAAGCTTAGCACTTTGGAAGATGAACAG GTGAATGTGGTGGTGGCCCCCATGGTATCCAAAAAGCTTACTTCCACTAAAGTTGGTAAATGTCTACTGAAAAAAGCAGGAAATCCATTGCAGAAGGTCTTTCATCTGATAGCTCGGAAGTGGACCCTTTCTGCTGGTAATGTTATGGTGGTTGATGCACCTCCGGCTCTGAGCTGCTCTAAGATCTTCTTCATTGAGTGTCTGCCATGGGATGGAGTTGATGGCCTCAGCATGCAG ACACTTGCTATTGGGCTAAAAAGGTGTTTGGAACTCTGTGTAGAGGAAGGCTGGTGTTCAATTGCCTTTCCAATCATTGGACCCGGGGTAGTTCTGAAATATCCCCAGAAAGAAGCCATTCAAGTGCTGACTGACAGCATTGACCAGTTTGGATTATCTGGGTCATGTGAATCCCTTCACAACATCTATATTGTCATTAAACCAGACTATCAAGACTCTGAGGAG TGCTACCATGAGGTCTACAGACAGCTGAGCTTGAAGATCAAGCAGAGCGGTCAAG CCACCTTCAAGTCCCTCAAGAGTGACCTAACTGGCATAACTGTGAAAGTCCGAGGTGGGGTTGAACTAGAAGTGGTTTTTGGTGACATTGTTAATGAGACTACAGATGTTGTGGTGAACTCAACTGACTTCACAAATTTTCAAG GTGGTGTATGCCAAGAAATCTTAACTATGGCTGGACCTCAGGTTGAGGCTGAACTCAGAAATG CAAAAGTAAAGAAGGGAGATATTTTAACAACCTCACCTGGAGGGTTCCCATGTAAAGCTATTTTACATGtgtgtggagaaaaaaatgtgAGTCTCATTGAGAAACAGCTGCTTTCTATCATTCAAACTTGTGAGTCTTCTGGATACAGGTCTGTGGCCATTCCTGCCATCTGTGCTG GATCTGGTGGTTTGGACCCCAACCACGTTGCATATGCCATCCTCCAAGGGGTTAAGACTGGTGCAACTTTCCGTCCTCTCCAGTGTCTCACCAACATTCGCCTTGTCCTCAACAAGTTCAGTGTTTTCCTGGCATTTAAAAAGCGAGCAATGCAGATGTTTCCATCTGCTGTTATCAACACAG TTGTTGCACAAGCCACCCCAGTTATGAACATAGACCCAAGCATCCTTTCTACCAGCTCCAGAGTTCAACATTACACCTTCATGATTGTCGGACTATGCAGAAAAAATGTTGACAATGCCATTGCAAATCTCAAAAGTCTGTATCAGGCTGAGTGCACTACGCAAATCTTCAGGCAGGATGAACTTGCAGGCCTCACTCAAGATGATGTGAACCACTTAAAGCAGTTGACTGAGGTCCTGGGTGTGTATGTATTGGAAGACCATTTTAATCCAGGCTGCTGGACTGTGAGTGGGCTGAAAGATGGAGTCCATCAGGTGATGCAAGTGATTAGAAAATCTGCTACGTAA